Proteins from a genomic interval of Zingiber officinale cultivar Zhangliang chromosome 1B, Zo_v1.1, whole genome shotgun sequence:
- the LOC122054958 gene encoding zinc finger CCCH domain-containing protein 30-like — protein MAGLKKSKRVSWARELNQVRLFLAEDAPALSGLGTQDNLQAKGSWLLHASCISNDDSSLPPGFESPHPAYQFRSEIAKIPLVKWKCPLRILLSTKWLVAAGAESEEVAVQNQRQVRVLESIYPRSTSIPPNPSVSSEVQDSFWDDSQTPTIPISAVEDEDPSEQLEIDPLDSQFQQTAQNLQGSIRRQDIQDHTSDTERSQVSALQAALTMSQGDTTAARILGSTAPDVVAAASAAFTAIMKSNEQGSMIDRDLLISILTNPSLVEKLVSEYGASRESQPALASSSTPFSHSPLQIQSPAPLPPPVGPPMSNNAPPLPVYRTSQMYSLPSSVPPPVMNAHAAPSIPIPPKLMPGAQVVVRDANYLKSLVQQHGGEKQDTSSYHNNIVAGNVDLVNGSSHQREARPKIPRPCAFFNTPKGCRHGANCSYQHDPSLPPRTQQPRGSKRIKLDGGIVYRN, from the exons ATGGCTGGCTTGAAGAAGTCGAAGAGGGTTTCCTGGGCCAGAGAGTTGAATCAG GTAAGATTATTTTTAGCAGAGGATGCCCCTGCTCTCTCTGGATTGGGGACCCAAGACAATCTCCAAGCAAAGGGATCATGGTTATTGCATGCTTCTTGCATAAGCAATGATGATTCTTCCCTTCCTCCAGGTTTCGAATCACCTCATCCTGCATATCAGTTCAGATCTGAAATTGCAAAAATCCCTTTGGTCAAGTGGAAATGCCCTCTGAGA ATACTTTTGAGTACAAAATGGTTAGTAGCTGCTGGAGCAGAAAGTGAAGAAGTTGCTGTGCAGAATCAAAGACAAGTGAGAGTGCTTGAATCAATCTATCCACGTTCAACTTCTATACCGCCCAA TCCTTCAGTTTCATCTGAGGTGCAAGACTCATTTTGGGATGATTCCCAAACACCTACAATTCCTATTAGTGCTGTTGAAGATGAAGATCCATCAGAACAATTAGAAATTGATCCACTGGACAGCCAGTTCCAACAAACTGCTCAGAATCTGCAGGGCTCGATCAGACGACAGGACATTCAAGATCATACTTCAGATACAGAACGCTCCCAAGTCTCTGCTTTGCAGGCTGCCCTAACCATGTCTCAGGGTGATACAACAGCTGCTAGGATTTTGGGCAGCACAGCACCTGACGTTGTTGCAGCTGCTTCTGCTGCATTCACAGCGATAATGAAAAGCAACGAGCAAGGAAGCATGATTGACCGTGATCTTTTGATTAGTATCCTCACCAATCCTAGTTTAGTGGAGAAGCTGGTTTCAGAGTATGGAGCTTCTAGAGAGTCTCAGCCAGCATTGGCTTCTTCTTCCACCCCATTTTCACATTCACCTCTACAAATCCAATCCCCAGCCCCACTTCCGCCTCCAGTAGGTCCTCCAATGAGTAACAATGCACCTCCCCTTCCAGTTTATCGAACTTCACAAATGTATTCTTTGCCTAGTTCAGTGCCACCCCCTGTTATGAATGCTCATGCGGCGCCATCGATTCCGATCCCTCCTAAACTTATGCCAGGTGCCCAAGTGGTAGTTAGAGATGCAAATTATTTGAAGAGCTTAGTCCAGCAGCATGGTGGTGAGAAGCAAGATACTTCTAGCTACCATAACAATATAGTGGCCGGGAATGTCGATCTAGTAAATGGTTCCAGTCACCAAAGAGAAGCAAGACCTAAGATCCCCAGGCCTTGTGCCTTCTTCAACACGCCTAAAGGATGTCGGCACGGTGCAAACTGCTCATATCAGCATGATCCTTCTCTACCACCGAGAACCCAGCAGCCCAGAGGATCTAAGAGGATTAAGTTAGATGGGGGGATTGTTTACAGGAATTAA
- the LOC122052051 gene encoding indole-3-acetic acid-induced protein ARG7-like, translated as MGGGIGKCSKIQHIVRLRQMLRRWRLRASASSRAADVPAGHVAVCVGSTSRRFVVRASHLNHPVFRRLLRQAEEEYGFSTGRSGPLSLPCDEALFEHALRLISSSSSSSSAAAASSRFANCNNLDEYSALLYSAAASATPSSCCCDVGRWMPSADALPLLHAHRLAEKRLFW; from the coding sequence ATGGGAGGGGGAATAGGCAAATGTAGCAAGATCCAGCACATCGTGCGACTCCGGCAGATGCTGCGGCGGTGGCGGCTGCGCGCTTCGGCGTCGTCGCGGGCGGCGGACGTGCCGGCCGGACACGTGGCGGTGTGCGTGGGGAGCACTTCGCGGCGGTTCGTGGTCCGCGCGTCGCACCTCAACCACCCCGTCTTCCGGCGGCTGCTCCGGCAGGCGGAGGAGGAGTACGGGTTCTCCACCGGCCGCTCCGGCCCGCTCTCGCTCCCCTGCGACGAAGCCCTCTTCGAGCACGCCCTCCGCCtcatctcctcttcctcctcctcctcctccgccgcagCCGCGTCTTCCAGATTCGCCAACTGCAACAACCTCGACGAATACTCGGCGCTCCTCTACTCCGCTGCCGCCTCAGCCACTCCTTCCTCCTGCTGCTGCGACGTCGGCCGCTGGATGCCGTCGGCCGACGCGCTTCCGCTCCTCCACGCCCACCGCCTCGCCGAGAAGCGCCTCTTCTGGTGA